The genomic region GATTTCAGTAATGAATATCGCTATTCCAATGGCTATTGGTGTGGCAAGCAGCAGTGCTAAAAAAGCTGTAATAAGAGTACCAGTTAAAGCAGGCAATGCACCAAAGAGTTCCTGAACAGGATCCCATTCTGTTGAAAAAATGAATCCCTCAAATCCAAATTTATTCATTGCGGGAAGAGATTCTTTAAAAAGCACTAAAAAAATACCGAATGTAATAATGATTACACTGAAGGCTGTTAATGCTGTAAGCATTAAAAAAACAAAGTCTGTTATCTTGCCTTTCTGCTTGGACATAATCGAAATATTATACACGATGTTATGTTACAGTAATGTTAAAAATCTACTGTCTTAAGGTGAATCTCCTTGATTTAATGATATCTTGATTTAATGATATAAGAATAAAATGAAGCTGCTCTTGTTGGCGATCTTCTGTAATTTCTGAAATCAACCCTGTAAAGTCCAAATCTTGCATCAAGACCGTGAAGCCACTCATAGTTGTCAATCAAAGACCAGTAAAAGTATCCTCTTACATCAATTCCTTCTTGTATGGCAGTTTCAAGAACATCAACATGGGCTTTGATGAATTTTATTTTTCTGTTGTCATCCTTAGTGGCAATCCCATTTTCTGTAATGATAAGAGGAACTTTGAGTCTGGATGCATATCTCAATACCTTTTTCAGTCCCTTTGGATATATCTCCCATCCCATGTCTGTAAGCCCTCCTCCATTAATGTCTTTATGCCTGAACTCAACAAAAAGTTTTTTAAAGGGATTAAATCGCATATGAACTCTTGTATAGTAGTTTATTCCAAAGAAATCAAGTTTTCCCTGAATGGGCACATCCACTTCAATGGTTTTTCTAAATGGAATGGGAAGCCTGATTTTACCATCCATAAAACCTTCAATAATTGAATGATTGTAAAATCTTTTTGCCACCTTGGCAAGAATTCTATCAAAGGGATTCCATGTGAGCCATGGTGCAAAAACTGCCATATTGTGAGCTATGCTTATCATGGCATTTTTATTTATTAAATGAATCATGTCATAGAGTTGTCCGTGACAGGTGAGTATATTTTTTAAAGCCTTTATGGCAAGATTTAAATCTTGCTGCCCTGGAGGAATACATCCTTCAATGTAGCCACCCAGTATCAATAAATAGGGTTCATTGAAGGTAATCCAGTAATCCACTCCCTTTATATTTTCAATAAGTCTTTCCACATACTCTTTAAATTTTTCAATGGATTTACGAGTATGCCAGGGATACTTTTTTATGAACCATACAGGATGGGTAAAGTGATGAATTGTAACCATGGGGGTTATGTTGTTTTCATTTAAAAGGTCAATTATTCTCTGATAATGTTTTACCACATCTTTGTTCCAGTAGTTCTCTGAAGGCTGAATTCTGCTCCATTCAATGGAAAACCTGTATGCATTGACTCCAAGATTTTTGATAAGCCTTATGTCTTCTTTGTAAAGCTCATAGTGATTGGTAACCTTAGGATTGAGATTAAAAATGCTGTCCCATGTTGACCAGTCAGCATAGGGAGAGCCTTCAAGCTGAAATGCTGAAGTAGCAACTCCCCAGAGAAAGTTATTCTTTGTAATTCTTAGGGATTGTGATATAAACTGTCGTTCCCTTTCCATATTCACTTTCTATTGATATTTCTCCGCCTAACATATTCAATAATTGCCGTGTAATATACAGACCAAGCCCTGTGCTGTCACATTTTCTTTCATGGGAGTTTTCTAATTTACAGAAAGGATGAAAAAGTCTGTTAAGCTCTATATCCTTTATTCCCTTACCTGTGTCCTCTACTGTTATGGTTACAAAGTCTCCACTATCAAAGAGGCTAAAAGTAATGCAGCCTTCTTTTGTAAATTTTGCAGCATTTGACGCAATATTGAGTAGTATCTGTTTTATTTTCACTGGATCTGAAACTATGTAAAAGCTTTCCAGAGGATAATTAAACTTTACCTCTACGGGTTTTGGACCTAACATTATTTTCGTTAAATCAACCATTTCAAATAGAGTTTCTACTATGTTAAACTCTTCAGGATAAACTTCTGATTTACCATGATTTATCTTGCCAAATTCTATAGTATTGTTAATAAGTGTTTTAAGATAAAATGCCGAAGACATGACTAAAGATAGATATTTTTTTAGTTTCCCTTCATCTGCCTCCTGTATGCTCAATTCAATAAGTTTTGTAAGGTTAATAATGTTGTTCAAAGGTGATTTCAATTCATGAGAAAACATAGCAAGGTATGAAGAAATTTTTCTATCAATCATTTCTTCTTTCTTTGAAAATTACAGAGCCTTTGTTAATTTTTGCTCTTCTTTTTGCTTCTGCCTTTATTTCTGCTGCAACAGAAGCAAGTTGAGCATAAGATGCAATATGTCGAGTTTCAGTGCTTACAATCGCACAGGAAAGAGACAGAAGAGAGAAAACCTCTTCCTCTCCCTTTCTATTCTTTGAAGTGTAGTATCCTCTAACAAAGTCATCTCCATGCAACTCAGGAAGATAGCATTCAAATTTTTCAACTATTGATTCTGCTATGGGAATTGAATCCTCTGGCAGACACAGCACTATGAAATCATCTCCACCGATATGTCCTGCAAAATTATTTCGGTAATTTCTTAGGGTCTCTGAAATAATTTTACCGAGAATTATTATAACTTTATCACCACTGCTGAAGCCGTAATGATCATTGTAAGGCTTGAAATTGTTGATATCTATGTAAATGGTATCAAAACTATTTCCATTTGAAATTCTTCTCTCTGTTTCTCTCTGTATTGCCCAGTTACCGGGTAAACCTGTAAGTGGATTTGACTCCTTAGCAAGTATTATGGTTTTTTGAGTTATAGCATTTAATAGAATATTCACTGGAAGAGTTCCAAAATATTTATCATTTTTGGTGACTATGATATCATCATAAAGATTTTCTATAGGTCTTGATTGAATGAGCATTGAGGCTTCCTCAATTGTAAGACTGTAGTCAAAAAGTAAAGAAAACCTTTCCATGACCTCACATACACATTTTCTTGCATTTAAATGGATTCCGTATCCGAATCTACCAA from Thermodesulfovibrio sp. 3907-1M harbors:
- a CDS encoding family 1 glycosylhydrolase encodes the protein MERERQFISQSLRITKNNFLWGVATSAFQLEGSPYADWSTWDSIFNLNPKVTNHYELYKEDIRLIKNLGVNAYRFSIEWSRIQPSENYWNKDVVKHYQRIIDLLNENNITPMVTIHHFTHPVWFIKKYPWHTRKSIEKFKEYVERLIENIKGVDYWITFNEPYLLILGGYIEGCIPPGQQDLNLAIKALKNILTCHGQLYDMIHLINKNAMISIAHNMAVFAPWLTWNPFDRILAKVAKRFYNHSIIEGFMDGKIRLPIPFRKTIEVDVPIQGKLDFFGINYYTRVHMRFNPFKKLFVEFRHKDINGGGLTDMGWEIYPKGLKKVLRYASRLKVPLIITENGIATKDDNRKIKFIKAHVDVLETAIQEGIDVRGYFYWSLIDNYEWLHGLDARFGLYRVDFRNYRRSPTRAASFYSYIIKSRYH
- a CDS encoding HAMP domain-containing sensor histidine kinase, encoding MIDRKISSYLAMFSHELKSPLNNIINLTKLIELSIQEADEGKLKKYLSLVMSSAFYLKTLINNTIEFGKINHGKSEVYPEEFNIVETLFEMVDLTKIMLGPKPVEVKFNYPLESFYIVSDPVKIKQILLNIASNAAKFTKEGCITFSLFDSGDFVTITVEDTGKGIKDIELNRLFHPFCKLENSHERKCDSTGLGLYITRQLLNMLGGEISIESEYGKGTTVYITIPKNYKE
- a CDS encoding GGDEF domain-containing protein, with translation MVTDKIIKNEIITLDLLVGDIAERIPPLTMKASVTDAFFIFMKDEKLSLIPVIDERQMVVGQLSRTKFLEKTILGRFGYGIHLNARKCVCEVMERFSLLFDYSLTIEEASMLIQSRPIENLYDDIIVTKNDKYFGTLPVNILLNAITQKTIILAKESNPLTGLPGNWAIQRETERRISNGNSFDTIYIDINNFKPYNDHYGFSSGDKVIIILGKIISETLRNYRNNFAGHIGGDDFIVLCLPEDSIPIAESIVEKFECYLPELHGDDFVRGYYTSKNRKGEEEVFSLLSLSCAIVSTETRHIASYAQLASVAAEIKAEAKRRAKINKGSVIFKERRND